Proteins encoded together in one Ictidomys tridecemlineatus isolate mIctTri1 chromosome 3, mIctTri1.hap1, whole genome shotgun sequence window:
- the Or1a1 gene encoding olfactory receptor 1A1, translating to MREGNQSSTMEFILLGVTGQQEQEDFFFILFLFIYPITVVGNLLIILAILSDSHLHNPMYFLLANLSLVDIFFSSVTIPKMLANHLLGSKAISFEGCLTQMYFMIALGNTDSYILAAMAYDRAMAISRPLHYTTIMSPRSCVLLVVASWVIGNANALPHTLLTAALSFCGSKEVANFYCDISPLLKLSCSDIHLNVKMMYLGVAVFSVPLLCILVSYVRVFSTVLRVPSTKGVRKAFSTCGSHLTVVSLYYGTVMGMYFRPLTSYSLKDAVITVMYMAVTPMLNPFIYSLRNQDMKAALKKLFHRRSSS from the coding sequence ATGAGGGAAGGAAACCAGTCTTCTACCATGGAGTTCATCCTCTTGGGAGTCACGGGtcagcaggagcaggaggatttcttcttcatcctcttcctgTTCATTTACCCCATCACAGTCGTGGGAAACTTGCTCATCATCCTTGCCATTCTCTCTGACAGTCACCTCCACAACCCCATGTATTTCCTCCTGGCCAATCTCTCCCTTGTCGACATCTTCTTCTCCTCTGTAACCATCCCTAAGATGCTGGCCAATCACCTCCTGGGCAGCAAAGCCATCTCCTTTGAGGGATGCCTGACACAGATGTATTTCATGATAGCCTTGGGTAACACAGATAGCTACATACTGGCAGCCATGGCATATGACCGAGCCATGGCCATCAGCCGCCCTCTTCATTATACAACCATCATGAGTCCAAGGTCTTGTGTCCTGCTGGTGGTTGCATCCTGGGTGATTGGAAATGCCAATGCCCTTCCTCACACTCTGCTCACAGCTGCTCTGTCCTTCTGTGGCAGCAAGGAAGTGGCCAACTTCTACTGTGACATTTCCCCCTTGCTCAAGCTATCCTGTTCTGACATACACTTGAACGTGAAGATGATGTACTTAGGGGTTGCTGTTTTCTCTGTGCCATTACTGTGCATCCTTGTCTCCTATGTTCGTGTCTTTTCCACGGTCCTCCGTGTTCCTTCCACGAAGGGTGTAcgcaaagccttctccacctgtgggtctcacctcACAGTTGTTTCCTTGTACTATGGGACAGTCATGGGCATGTATTTCCGACCTCTGACCAGTTACAGCCTAAAGGATGCTGTGATAACTGTGATGTATATGGCAGTGACCCCAATGTTAAATCCTTTCATCTACAGTCTGAGAAACCAAGACATGAAGGCTGCTCTGAAAAAACTCTTTCACAGAAGAAGCTCTTCATAA
- the LOC101966038 gene encoding olfactory receptor 1A1, translated as MREGNQSSTMEFILLGVTGQQEQEDFFFILFLFIYPITVVGNLLIILAILSDSHLHNPMYFLLANLSFVDIFFSSVTIPKMLANHLLGSKAISFEGCLTQMYFMIALANTDSYILAAMAYDRAMAISRPLHYTTIMSPKSCVLLVVASWVIGNANALPHTLLTAALSFCGSKEVANFYCDISPLLKLSCSDIHLNVKMMYLGVGIFSVPLLCIVVSYVRVFSTVLRVPSTKGVRKAFSTCGSHLTVVSLYYGTVMGMYFRPLTSYSLKDAVLAVMYMTVTPMLNPFIYSLRNQDMKAALKKLFHRRSSS; from the coding sequence ATGAGGGAAGGAAACCAGTCTTCTACCATGGAGTTCATCCTCTTGGGAGTCACGGGtcagcaggagcaggaggatttcttcttcatcctcttcctgTTCATTTACCCCATCACAGTCGTGGGAAACTTGCTCATCATCCTTGCCATTCTCTCTGACAGTCACCTCCACAACCCTATGTATTTCCTCCTGGCCAACCTCTCCTTTGTTGATATCTTCTTCTCCTCTGTAACCATCCCTAAGATGCTGGCCAATCATCTCCTGGGAAGCAAAGCTATCTCCTTTGAGGGATGCCTGACACAGATgtatttcatgatagctttagcCAACACAGATAGCTACATACTGGCGGCCATGGCATATGACCGAGCCATGGCCATCAGCCGCCCTCTTCATTATACAACCATCATGAGTCCAAAGTCCTGTGTCCTGCTGGTGGTTGCATCCTGGGTGATTGGAAACGCCAATGCCCTTCCTCACACTCTGCTCACAGCTGCTCTGTCCTTCTGTGGCAGCAAGGAAGTGGCCAACTTCTACTGTGACATTTCTCCCTTGCTCAAGCTGTCCTGTTCTGACATACACTTGAACGTGAAGATGATGTACTTAGGGGTTGGTATTTTCTCTGTGCCATTACTGTGCATTGTTGTCTCCTATGTTCGTGTCTTTTCCACGGTCCTTCGTGTTCCATCCACGAAGGGTGTAcgcaaagccttctccacctgtgggtctcacctcACAGTTGTTTCCTTGTACTATGGGACAGTCATGGGCATGTATTTCCGACCTCTGACCAGTTATAGCCTAAAGGATGCTGTTCTTGCTGTGATGTACATGACAGTGACCCCAATGTTAAATCCTTTCATCTACAGTCTGAGAAACCAAGACATGAAGGCTGCTCTGAAGAAACTCTTTCACAGAAGAAGCTCTTCATAA
- the LOC101965446 gene encoding thymosin beta-4 — MSDMAEIKKFDKSKLQKTETREKNPLPSKETIEQEKQAGK; from the coding sequence ATGTCTGATATGGCTGAGATCAAGAAATTCGATAAGTCCAAACTGCAGAAGACAGAAACACGGGAGAAAAATCCTCTGCCTTCAAAAGAAACGATTGAACAGGAGAAGCAAGCAGGCAAATAG